The following proteins are encoded in a genomic region of Candidatus Hydrogenedentota bacterium:
- the rplO gene encoding 50S ribosomal protein L15, producing the protein MDLHTIKSAPGARKGKKRVGRGHGSGWGKTAGRGHKGQKSRSGYTEKAGFEGGQMPLGRRLPKRGFHHENRHPFSELNLDVLDAAFNDGDEVTLEKLLALGIIKSSKGGVKLLGRGEITKRLTLKVQAASAGARAKIEEAGGVVDIVAVS; encoded by the coding sequence ATGGATCTGCATACAATAAAAAGTGCGCCGGGCGCACGTAAAGGAAAAAAGAGGGTTGGTCGCGGTCATGGCAGCGGCTGGGGCAAAACAGCCGGCCGTGGTCATAAAGGCCAGAAATCCCGTTCGGGTTACACCGAAAAAGCCGGTTTCGAAGGCGGACAGATGCCCTTGGGGCGTCGCCTGCCCAAACGAGGCTTCCATCATGAAAACAGACATCCCTTTTCCGAACTCAATTTAGATGTTCTCGATGCCGCTTTCAATGATGGAGACGAAGTTACTCTTGAAAAGCTTCTTGCCCTCGGTATTATTAAATCGTCTAAAGGCGGTGTAAAACTTTTAGGGCGCGGCGAAATCACGAAACGACTTACGTTGAAAGTACAAGCTGCAAGTGCCGGCGCGCGCGCGAAAATTGAAGAAGCCGGCGGCGTCGTGGATATTGTAGCAGTAAGTTAA
- the rpsE gene encoding 30S ribosomal protein S5 (located at the back of the 30S subunit body where it stabilizes the conformation of the head with respect to the body; contacts S4 and S8; with S4 and S12 plays a role in translational accuracy; mutations in this gene result in spectinomycin resistance): TKSLGSDCATNIVWATIEGLKMLRKAERVAADRGLDMTEII; this comes from the coding sequence CACCAAATCATTGGGATCCGACTGCGCTACGAACATTGTGTGGGCGACCATTGAAGGATTAAAGATGCTGCGCAAAGCCGAAAGAGTGGCGGCTGATCGCGGTTTGGATATGACTGAAATTATCTAA